In Hymenobacter sublimis, a single genomic region encodes these proteins:
- a CDS encoding glycosyltransferase family 9 protein, whose product MPEPANRSAVLLIQTAFIGDVILGTALLEHLQRTEPGTPVDFLVRKGNEGLLKSHPHVRQVLIWDKKKDKYRGLWRLLQQIRRAQYGRVVTLQRFASTGFLTAFSGATERIGFDKNPFAARFTRAIPHVIGAGVHEVSRNLHLLDPTYDGPLTPPRLYPTAADEAAAAQVARTAAGGPYLCIAPTSVWFTKQFPEEQWLKLLAALPPQYTVFLLGGPPDVEGCERIKAATTRPGVVNLAGKLSLLASAALMRGATLNYVNDSAPMHLCSAVGAPVCAVYCSTVPYFGFGPLSPFSRVVQIEEKLVCQPCGLHGHRQCPLGHFRCAHGIETQQLLAALAESELVKR is encoded by the coding sequence ATGCCCGAGCCTGCCAACCGTTCCGCCGTTCTGCTCATTCAAACCGCTTTCATCGGCGACGTCATTCTGGGTACGGCGCTGCTGGAGCATTTGCAGCGCACGGAGCCCGGTACCCCCGTTGATTTTCTGGTGCGTAAGGGCAACGAAGGGCTGCTGAAAAGCCATCCGCACGTGCGGCAGGTGCTTATTTGGGACAAAAAGAAAGACAAGTACCGCGGCCTGTGGCGTCTGCTGCAGCAAATCCGCCGCGCCCAGTACGGGCGCGTGGTGACGTTGCAGCGGTTTGCTTCCACGGGTTTCCTCACGGCCTTCTCGGGCGCAACGGAGCGCATCGGCTTCGACAAAAACCCGTTCGCGGCCCGCTTTACCCGGGCCATTCCGCACGTAATTGGGGCGGGCGTGCACGAGGTGTCGCGCAACTTGCACCTGCTAGACCCCACCTACGACGGCCCCCTGACGCCGCCCCGCCTCTACCCCACGGCCGCCGACGAGGCCGCCGCGGCCCAGGTAGCGCGCACCGCGGCCGGCGGCCCCTACCTCTGCATTGCACCCACTTCGGTGTGGTTTACCAAGCAATTCCCCGAGGAGCAGTGGCTGAAGTTGCTGGCTGCCCTCCCGCCGCAGTACACCGTGTTTTTGCTTGGGGGCCCGCCCGATGTGGAGGGTTGTGAGCGAATTAAAGCGGCCACTACCCGCCCGGGCGTCGTTAACCTAGCCGGCAAACTTTCCCTGCTAGCCTCGGCGGCCCTGATGCGCGGCGCTACCCTTAACTACGTCAACGACTCGGCACCCATGCATTTGTGCTCGGCCGTGGGTGCGCCGGTGTGCGCCGTGTACTGCTCCACGGTACCGTATTTCGGGTTCGGGCCGCTGAGCCCGTTTTCGAGGGTAGTGCAGATTGAGGAGAAGCTGGTGTGCCAGCCTTGCGGCCTGCACGGCCACCGCCAATGCCCGCTCGGCCATTTCCGCTGCGCCCACGGCATCGAAACCCAGCAGTTACTAGCTGCCTTGGCGGAAAGTGAGTTGGTGAAACGGTGA
- a CDS encoding M16 family metallopeptidase yields the protein MSDYDLYELPNGIRVLHKQVLHTKIAHCGFLLDIGSRDEKPHQLGLAHFWEHMAFKGTEKRKSFHILNRLETVGGELNAYTTKEKICFYASLLSTHFERAFELLTDLTFHSVFPEKEIEKERGVILEEMAMYHDAPEDAIIDDFDDVVFARHTLGHNILGTRESVSGFQQADFRQFLQDNVRTDRLVFSSVSNLPFKEVKRLADKFLAPLPAKLGERPRVPFTGYQRLERVERKPITQAHCLIGGPAYALHDERRIPFFLLSNLLGGPGMNSRLNLAVREKYGLVYTIDATYSPYTDTGLFGIYFGTEKKQVNRTISLVQKELKRLREQALGTSQLHTSKEQLMGQLAMAEESNGGLMQLLGKSTLDLGRVESINEIFEQVRGITSSQLLELANDILHEDNLSVLQYVPE from the coding sequence ATGTCTGATTACGACCTGTACGAGCTGCCCAACGGCATCCGGGTTCTGCATAAACAAGTTCTGCACACCAAAATTGCGCACTGCGGCTTTCTGCTGGATATTGGCTCCCGCGACGAAAAACCTCATCAGCTGGGGTTGGCGCACTTTTGGGAGCACATGGCCTTTAAAGGCACCGAAAAGCGCAAGAGCTTCCATATTCTCAACCGCCTCGAAACGGTAGGCGGCGAGCTGAACGCCTACACCACTAAGGAGAAAATCTGCTTTTACGCCTCCTTGCTCAGCACCCACTTTGAGCGGGCTTTTGAGCTGCTCACGGACCTGACGTTTCACTCGGTGTTCCCGGAAAAGGAGATTGAGAAGGAGCGCGGCGTGATTCTGGAGGAAATGGCCATGTACCACGACGCCCCCGAGGACGCCATTATCGACGACTTCGACGACGTAGTATTTGCCCGTCACACCCTGGGCCACAACATTCTAGGGACTCGGGAAAGCGTATCGGGGTTTCAACAGGCCGACTTCCGGCAGTTTCTGCAGGATAACGTGCGCACCGACCGGCTGGTGTTCAGCTCCGTCAGCAACTTGCCCTTCAAGGAAGTAAAGCGCCTGGCCGATAAATTCTTGGCTCCGCTGCCGGCCAAGCTAGGTGAGCGGCCGCGGGTGCCGTTTACGGGCTACCAGCGCCTGGAGCGGGTGGAACGCAAGCCCATAACCCAGGCTCACTGCCTGATTGGTGGCCCCGCCTACGCCCTGCACGACGAGCGACGCATTCCGTTTTTCCTGCTAAGCAACCTGCTGGGCGGTCCCGGCATGAACTCCCGCCTGAACCTAGCCGTGCGCGAGAAATACGGTCTGGTGTACACCATCGACGCGACTTACTCGCCCTACACCGATACGGGTCTGTTTGGCATCTACTTCGGCACCGAGAAAAAGCAGGTAAACCGCACAATTTCTTTGGTGCAAAAGGAGCTGAAGCGCCTGCGTGAGCAAGCTCTGGGCACCTCGCAGCTGCACACGTCCAAGGAGCAGCTCATGGGCCAGTTGGCCATGGCCGAGGAAAGCAACGGCGGCCTTATGCAGCTGCTAGGCAAAAGCACCCTCGACCTGGGCCGGGTAGAAAGCATCAACGAAATCTTCGAGCAGGTTCGGGGCATTACCTCTTCCCAGCTCCTGGAACTGGCCAACGACATTCTGCACGAGGACAACCTAAGCGTGCTCCAGTACGTGCCGGAGTAG
- a CDS encoding YDG/SRA domain-containing protein, producing the protein MPIFGHISYYRPGDVLENRLALSRAGLHRPTRAGVSGSELEGADSIILADQYEDDDFREEDIIYSGSGGRDPRSGKQVTNQEMTGRNLMLRRSLETELPVRVFRKVPTETGSGYRYEGLYQVVNAVYEAGKSGFLVWKFFLVPFLES; encoded by the coding sequence ATGCCCATCTTCGGCCATATCAGTTACTACCGGCCCGGCGACGTGCTAGAGAACCGGCTGGCGCTGAGCCGGGCGGGGCTGCACCGGCCTACCCGGGCGGGCGTGAGCGGTAGTGAGTTGGAAGGAGCCGACTCAATTATCCTGGCTGACCAGTACGAGGACGATGATTTTCGGGAGGAAGACATCATCTACTCCGGCAGCGGCGGGCGCGACCCGCGCTCGGGCAAGCAGGTGACCAACCAGGAAATGACCGGCCGTAACCTGATGCTGCGCCGCAGCCTAGAAACCGAACTGCCCGTGCGTGTATTTCGCAAAGTACCCACCGAAACCGGCAGCGGCTACCGCTACGAGGGCCTGTATCAGGTAGTAAATGCGGTGTACGAGGCCGGGAAGTCGGGCTTTCTGGTCTGGAAATTCTTCCTGGTTCCGTTTCTTGAATCCTAA
- a CDS encoding O-methyltransferase: MYSADEAQLYADRHTTAESPLLARLNRETHVQLLHARMLSGHAQGRLLSMISHMIRPRRVLELGTFTGYSALCLAEGLTPDGVLHTIEQNPELESRIRRYVQEAGREEQIQLHIGDARRILPTLADPWDLVFIDADKINNDTYYELVLPQVRPGGFLLIDNVLWGGKVVDSYPVKAADKDTHAVRAFNDKVQADERVENVFLPLRDGLLLVRKK, translated from the coding sequence ATGTACTCCGCCGACGAAGCCCAGCTCTACGCCGACCGCCATACCACCGCCGAAAGCCCATTGCTGGCTCGCCTGAACCGCGAAACCCACGTGCAGTTGCTGCACGCCCGCATGCTCTCGGGTCACGCCCAGGGCCGGCTCTTGAGCATGATCAGCCACATGATACGGCCCCGGCGGGTGCTGGAGCTGGGCACGTTCACGGGCTACTCAGCGTTGTGCCTGGCTGAGGGTCTGACCCCGGACGGGGTGCTGCACACCATTGAGCAGAACCCGGAGCTGGAAAGCCGCATCCGGCGCTACGTGCAGGAAGCGGGCCGGGAAGAGCAGATTCAGCTGCACATCGGCGACGCCCGCCGCATTCTACCTACCTTGGCGGACCCCTGGGACCTAGTGTTCATCGACGCCGACAAAATCAACAACGACACCTATTATGAGCTGGTGCTCCCCCAGGTTCGGCCCGGCGGGTTTCTGCTGATTGATAATGTGCTGTGGGGCGGCAAAGTGGTTGACTCCTACCCCGTAAAAGCCGCCGACAAAGACACCCACGCCGTGCGCGCCTTCAACGATAAAGTGCAGGCCGATGAGCGGGTAGAAAACGTGTTTCTGCCCCTGCGCGACGGGCTACTGCTGGTGCGTAAGAAATAG
- a CDS encoding TonB-dependent receptor, producing the protein MQQRFLLLLLLLTLLIRGAAQAQTTTVSGRVVDGKDQSPLIGANVLLTQIPDSARRGAAVEADGSFTVPGVAPGRYVLVVSFLGYQNLRRTVEVGAGQPLALGTLGLQAGGGIALKGVEVVGRAAAAVQKGDTAQFNAGSFKTNPDANAQDLITKMPGVTVDPTSGRVQAQGEQVQRVLVDGKEFFGNDPDAVLKNIPAEVIDKIQVYDRSSDQAQFTGFDDGNQQKTINIVTKPSFRNGTFGRVLAGYGPQDDRYRVSGNINSFKGKQRLSVVAQSNNVNEQNFGTEDLLGVVGSSRQGGGGGQGQRGQGGGRVGGGGQGGQGGGSNNAGDFLVSQQGGISKTHALGLNYSDSWGSKTDVQGSYFFNLSDNTSRTNLLRRYVAPTGQTQDLRYNENSLASSRNINNRFNLRLDHKFDSLNSLLWRPSFSMQRNTGTSLLDGRTFEATGSEAGTDQGTNNSSYRSALTGLTASNQLLYRHRFQKRGRTFSLGLNTSYNNKDGDNNLFSTTSFLRRDTLRTTTLNQFSELAQTGWAWTGNVNYTEPLGQNSILQLGYNVSYTPNDSDKKTYNFSPGEQRYSILNDTLSNVFQSRYLTNTGEVTYRFQTKDFQWAVGAAVQSAQLRSEQEFPRPGTTQRTFLNVLPNAQLRYNFSKQQNLRVNYRMNTNPPSISQLQEVVNNSNPLQLTTGNPNLRQENRHNLFLRYSSAVPEKSTSFFALLGGSYVDNYITNNTIYAGAEPIIAGGVVIPAGGQLTRPVNLNQQYSLRSFVNYSLPLAFIKSNLNLNANATYAQTPGLVFGELNYSRTPNVGLGAVLSSNISPELDFTLSSNSSQSYVRNTLRQQLNSRFFRQNTSLRLNWIVVKGITVQSDVNHQLFTGLSAGYNQNFVLWNASVGKKLGQKQQAEVKLFAFDLLGQNNSIQRNITAAYTEDIQTNILQRYFMLMFTYNIRSFSGSGRPDALPGESQRPGGQRPGGFGPPPGGGM; encoded by the coding sequence ATGCAACAACGTTTTCTACTCCTGCTGCTCCTGCTTACGCTACTTATCCGGGGGGCGGCGCAGGCGCAAACCACTACCGTCAGTGGGCGGGTAGTTGACGGCAAAGACCAGTCGCCGCTGATTGGGGCCAACGTGCTGCTCACCCAGATACCCGACTCCGCTCGGCGCGGGGCTGCCGTGGAGGCCGATGGCTCCTTTACGGTGCCCGGCGTGGCGCCCGGCCGCTACGTGTTGGTCGTTTCTTTTCTGGGCTACCAGAACCTGCGCCGCACGGTGGAGGTAGGCGCCGGGCAGCCGCTGGCCTTGGGCACGCTGGGGCTGCAGGCAGGCGGCGGTATTGCCCTGAAAGGGGTGGAAGTGGTAGGCCGGGCCGCCGCGGCCGTGCAGAAGGGCGACACGGCCCAGTTCAATGCCGGCTCCTTCAAAACCAACCCCGACGCCAACGCCCAGGACTTAATTACCAAAATGCCGGGCGTAACCGTGGACCCCACCTCGGGCCGGGTACAGGCCCAGGGCGAGCAGGTGCAGCGGGTGCTGGTGGATGGCAAGGAGTTTTTCGGCAACGACCCCGACGCCGTACTCAAAAACATTCCGGCCGAAGTCATCGACAAGATTCAAGTCTACGACCGGTCTTCGGATCAAGCCCAGTTCACGGGTTTTGATGATGGCAACCAGCAGAAAACCATCAACATTGTAACCAAGCCCAGCTTCCGCAACGGCACCTTCGGGCGGGTGCTGGCCGGCTACGGCCCCCAGGACGACCGATACCGGGTAAGCGGCAACATCAACTCCTTTAAAGGAAAGCAGCGCCTTTCCGTGGTAGCCCAGAGCAACAATGTGAACGAGCAGAACTTCGGCACCGAGGATTTGCTGGGGGTAGTGGGCTCCTCGCGCCAGGGCGGAGGCGGCGGGCAGGGCCAACGGGGCCAGGGCGGCGGCCGAGTGGGCGGTGGCGGGCAAGGCGGCCAGGGTGGGGGTAGCAATAATGCCGGCGACTTCCTGGTGAGCCAGCAGGGCGGCATCTCGAAAACCCACGCCCTGGGCCTCAATTACTCCGACAGCTGGGGCTCTAAAACCGACGTGCAGGGTAGCTACTTCTTTAACCTCAGCGACAACACCAGCCGCACCAACCTGCTGCGCCGTTACGTGGCGCCCACTGGCCAAACCCAGGACTTACGCTACAACGAAAACTCCCTGGCCAGCAGCCGTAACATCAACAACCGCTTCAATTTACGCCTCGACCACAAGTTCGACTCCCTGAACTCCCTGCTGTGGCGACCCAGCTTCTCGATGCAGCGCAACACCGGCACCAGCCTGCTCGATGGACGCACGTTTGAGGCCACCGGCAGCGAGGCGGGCACTGACCAAGGCACCAACAACAGCAGCTACCGCTCGGCCCTGACGGGCCTAACGGCCAGCAATCAACTGCTGTACCGCCACCGCTTCCAGAAGCGCGGCCGCACCTTCTCGCTGGGCCTGAACACGAGCTATAACAACAAGGACGGCGACAACAACCTGTTTTCCACTACCTCGTTTTTGCGCCGGGACACGCTCCGCACAACTACCCTCAATCAATTCTCGGAGCTGGCGCAAACTGGCTGGGCCTGGACCGGCAACGTCAACTACACGGAGCCTCTGGGCCAAAACAGCATTCTGCAGCTGGGCTACAACGTCTCCTACACTCCCAACGACTCGGACAAGAAAACCTACAACTTCTCGCCCGGTGAGCAGCGCTATTCCATTCTGAACGACACGCTGAGCAACGTGTTTCAGAGCCGCTACCTCACGAACACCGGCGAGGTGACCTACCGCTTCCAAACCAAGGATTTCCAGTGGGCGGTGGGCGCGGCCGTGCAAAGCGCCCAGCTCCGCAGCGAGCAGGAGTTTCCGCGCCCCGGCACTACCCAGCGCACCTTCCTGAACGTGCTGCCGAATGCCCAGCTGCGCTACAACTTCTCGAAGCAGCAGAACTTGCGGGTAAACTACCGCATGAATACCAATCCGCCGAGCATCAGCCAGTTGCAGGAAGTAGTAAACAACTCCAACCCGCTGCAGCTGACCACTGGCAACCCCAATCTGCGCCAGGAAAACCGCCACAACCTGTTTCTGCGCTACTCCTCGGCCGTGCCCGAAAAGTCGACTTCCTTCTTTGCCCTGCTCGGCGGTTCCTACGTCGATAACTACATTACTAACAACACGATATATGCCGGCGCCGAACCCATAATAGCCGGTGGAGTAGTTATTCCGGCCGGGGGCCAGCTTACGCGGCCCGTCAACCTGAACCAGCAGTATTCGCTCCGCTCCTTCGTGAATTACAGCCTGCCGCTGGCCTTCATCAAGTCGAATCTGAACCTGAACGCCAACGCCACCTACGCCCAAACGCCGGGCCTAGTATTCGGGGAGTTGAACTACAGCCGCACGCCCAACGTGGGGCTGGGCGCCGTGCTCAGTAGCAACATCAGCCCCGAGCTGGATTTCACGCTGTCCTCGAACTCCAGCCAGAGTTATGTGCGCAACACCCTGCGCCAGCAGCTCAACAGCCGCTTTTTCCGCCAGAACACCAGCCTGCGCCTGAACTGGATTGTGGTGAAGGGCATCACGGTGCAGTCCGATGTGAACCACCAGCTGTTCACGGGCCTCTCGGCCGGCTACAACCAGAACTTTGTGCTCTGGAATGCCTCGGTGGGCAAAAAGCTGGGCCAGAAGCAGCAGGCGGAAGTGAAGCTGTTTGCCTTTGACTTGTTGGGCCAGAACAACAGCATTCAGCGCAACATCACGGCCGCCTACACCGAGGACATTCAAACCAACATTCTGCAGCGCTACTTCATGCTGATGTTCACCTACAACATCCGCAGCTTCAGCGGCAGTGGCCGCCCCGACGCCCTGCCTGGTGAGAGCCAGCGCCCCGGCGGCCAGCGTCCGGGCGGGTTTGGGCCTCCGCCCGGTGGAGGCATGTAG
- a CDS encoding LysM peptidoglycan-binding domain-containing protein, with translation MKRVVLLLFFLLPLLVTGQTVPVPAELSLAGLRLRLTPGGRAAIQQKVDALRRHPASFQARVVLADAYFPLIDRVFQQEGLPLDFHFLALQESGLQGDAQSIHDAVGYWQFKRESAADFGLVMNDAVDERKHVVASSKAAAQYLLRNNKTFHNWTNTLLSYNLGLTGTKPYTLPTDFDATEVEVTEQTNPYILTFLAHKVAFEPALGLNTRPPLLFQEFPAPAGKSLSVMAQALQQDPEDIAKHNRWLLAPTVPTDRVYTMLVPITDPLQLTALAAQQKNATAGQLLNQPAPDPENADFVRVNGLRALVALPGDTKESLAKRAGLKMKRFMQYNDLFAFDNIVPGQPYFVQKKRDKAAVEYHVARPGESVAIVSQKYGMRAKAIWSKNRMARNEELRPGRVLWLQHTRPKNVPVEYADGNNATALAAFEKPVATAAAPAVTPTTTSAAPAPTPAAPAKQPEKKRKLDETEPYMGRTAGSSRVLEDAVEEESGTVVQPDSATDEHTENLNDLPPAATPAATPNPSPSAPAPKKPLPATTAVADEPQDEEPLAEPAATPAPHPAPVTPASVPVPAPATKPTTTVPASAPAAPAVSGAPRPAAPAMPVPTVVEPIPASGQHVVQPKENLYSVARRFSLRPADIVAWNNLPPNPSLRIGQVLRLTAPDAENGAIAPSAPVSKPVPAASKPAATPAVAPAVAAPAAPASVRHTVLAGETMYSVSRKYGVTIKQIMEWNSKPDFSVKPGEVLVIKPAK, from the coding sequence ATGAAACGAGTTGTACTCCTGCTATTTTTCCTGCTGCCGTTGCTGGTAACGGGGCAAACTGTTCCGGTGCCTGCCGAGCTTAGTCTGGCGGGCTTGCGCCTGCGCCTTACGCCGGGCGGCCGGGCGGCCATCCAGCAAAAAGTAGATGCCCTGCGGCGTCATCCGGCCTCTTTCCAGGCCCGCGTGGTGCTGGCCGATGCCTATTTTCCGCTCATTGACCGGGTATTTCAACAGGAAGGACTACCCCTGGACTTTCACTTTCTGGCCCTGCAGGAAAGCGGGCTGCAAGGCGACGCCCAGAGCATTCACGATGCCGTGGGTTACTGGCAGTTCAAGCGCGAGTCGGCCGCCGATTTTGGGCTGGTGATGAACGATGCCGTGGATGAGCGCAAGCACGTGGTGGCCTCCTCGAAAGCGGCTGCGCAGTATTTGCTGCGCAACAACAAAACGTTTCATAACTGGACCAATACGCTGCTCAGCTACAACTTGGGCCTCACCGGCACCAAACCCTACACCTTACCTACTGATTTCGACGCTACCGAAGTAGAAGTTACGGAGCAGACCAACCCGTACATTTTGACTTTCCTGGCCCATAAAGTAGCCTTTGAGCCGGCGCTGGGCTTGAATACACGGCCGCCCCTGCTGTTTCAGGAGTTTCCGGCTCCGGCGGGTAAATCCCTGTCGGTAATGGCCCAGGCCCTGCAGCAAGACCCCGAGGACATTGCCAAGCACAACCGCTGGCTACTGGCTCCCACCGTACCCACCGACCGGGTGTACACCATGCTGGTGCCCATCACCGACCCGTTGCAGCTGACAGCCCTGGCCGCCCAGCAGAAAAACGCTACCGCCGGCCAGCTCCTCAACCAGCCCGCCCCCGATCCGGAAAACGCCGACTTTGTGCGGGTGAACGGCTTACGCGCCCTGGTGGCTCTGCCCGGCGACACCAAGGAAAGCCTGGCTAAGCGGGCGGGCTTGAAGATGAAGCGGTTCATGCAGTACAATGACCTGTTCGCCTTCGACAACATTGTACCCGGCCAACCCTACTTCGTGCAGAAAAAGCGCGACAAAGCCGCCGTGGAGTACCACGTGGCCCGCCCCGGCGAAAGTGTGGCCATCGTGTCGCAGAAGTACGGCATGCGGGCTAAGGCCATCTGGAGTAAGAACCGCATGGCCCGCAACGAGGAGCTGCGCCCCGGCCGCGTGCTCTGGCTGCAGCACACGAGGCCCAAAAATGTGCCCGTGGAGTACGCCGATGGCAACAACGCCACGGCCCTGGCCGCTTTTGAAAAGCCCGTTGCGACGGCCGCTGCCCCCGCCGTTACTCCAACAACAACGTCGGCAGCACCGGCCCCTACCCCCGCTGCCCCAGCCAAGCAGCCGGAAAAGAAACGCAAGCTGGACGAAACCGAGCCGTACATGGGTCGTACGGCGGGCTCCAGCCGCGTCCTGGAAGATGCCGTGGAAGAAGAAAGCGGCACCGTAGTACAGCCCGACAGCGCCACCGACGAGCACACTGAAAATCTCAACGACCTCCCCCCGGCCGCTACTCCTGCTGCTACCCCGAACCCCTCGCCGAGCGCCCCCGCGCCCAAAAAGCCGCTGCCTGCTACCACCGCCGTAGCCGATGAGCCCCAGGACGAAGAGCCCCTTGCCGAGCCAGCCGCTACCCCTGCTCCTCATCCGGCGCCTGTAACCCCGGCTTCCGTTCCCGTGCCAGCCCCGGCAACCAAGCCAACGACAACTGTTCCCGCTTCTGCCCCAGCGGCCCCGGCTGTTTCGGGTGCTCCGCGTCCGGCGGCCCCAGCCATGCCAGTTCCTACCGTGGTGGAGCCCATTCCGGCCAGCGGCCAGCACGTGGTGCAGCCCAAGGAAAACCTGTACTCGGTGGCCCGGCGCTTCAGCCTGCGCCCCGCCGATATTGTAGCGTGGAACAACCTGCCCCCAAATCCTTCCCTGCGCATCGGTCAGGTGTTGCGTCTTACCGCTCCTGATGCAGAAAACGGTGCAATAGCTCCTTCCGCTCCGGTTTCCAAACCCGTGCCTGCGGCGTCTAAACCGGCCGCTACCCCGGCAGTGGCTCCTGCCGTTGCAGCCCCGGCCGCACCGGCCTCCGTGCGGCACACGGTGCTAGCTGGGGAAACCATGTACAGCGTGTCGCGCAAGTACGGGGTTACCATTAAGCAAATTATGGAGTGGAACAGCAAGCCTGATTTCTCCGTGAAACCGGGCGAAGTACTTGTTATCAAGCCCGCTAAGTAA
- a CDS encoding LysM peptidoglycan-binding domain-containing protein: MRFLARTFYLLIGLSLVSFAAQAQQAPPVPTLSDDSVRVMSSLVQTSVRQLRAIYFEPNDTRAVALIDAALVEIPALNQRLSHYTASLPREQQQLLAQRLRSQPWQVELNTLLRSPQFKNFDARAAKNPALKDAAARLLASGFVGTTKAPAASPAPAAPATVATVTPTAAKAQPAPVVAAKVAGAASAAPAVTASGTPAKTTTPSAAPAPAKPQPAAPAKATTPKAARSHTVQKGETLFSISKQYKVTPAQLQEWNSKNDGAVKIGEVLTVEATK; this comes from the coding sequence ATGCGTTTTTTAGCCCGCACCTTTTATCTGCTGATCGGCTTGTCCCTGGTCTCTTTTGCCGCCCAGGCCCAGCAGGCCCCACCTGTCCCTACCCTTTCCGACGATTCCGTGCGCGTGATGTCGAGTTTGGTGCAAACCAGCGTCCGCCAGCTCCGGGCCATTTACTTCGAGCCCAATGATACCCGCGCCGTGGCGCTGATTGACGCAGCGCTGGTCGAAATTCCCGCTTTGAATCAGCGACTGAGCCATTACACGGCCAGCCTGCCGCGCGAGCAGCAGCAGCTCCTAGCCCAGCGCCTGCGGAGCCAACCCTGGCAGGTAGAGCTGAACACGCTGCTACGCAGCCCCCAGTTTAAGAACTTCGATGCCCGCGCGGCCAAGAATCCGGCCCTCAAAGACGCCGCTGCGCGCCTGCTCGCCTCGGGGTTCGTGGGCACGACCAAAGCCCCGGCTGCCTCACCTGCACCTGCAGCGCCGGCCACTGTGGCCACGGTTACTCCGACCGCGGCTAAGGCGCAACCGGCGCCAGTCGTAGCTGCCAAGGTAGCTGGTGCTGCCTCAGCTGCTCCGGCCGTTACAGCTTCCGGAACGCCAGCCAAAACAACTACCCCCAGCGCAGCACCAGCACCTGCAAAGCCCCAGCCCGCCGCCCCGGCAAAAGCCACTACCCCAAAGGCCGCCCGCAGCCACACCGTGCAAAAGGGCGAAACACTGTTTAGCATTTCCAAGCAGTACAAGGTCACGCCGGCGCAGTTGCAGGAGTGGAACAGCAAGAACGATGGAGCCGTGAAGATCGGAGAAGTACTGACCGTGGAAGCTACCAAGTAG